Proteins from a single region of Pseudomonas quebecensis:
- a CDS encoding TonB-dependent siderophore receptor: MRLPTQLRQRLSCHGLTYGLLIATAATAGTVFATGALAASAVRHFSIAAGPLDRALSQFAASANVILSFSPEQTARLTTPGIEGDYSIDQGFALLLQNSGLTASVQAPGSYVLQAAPAGQLTLAATTVSTYQQTGFNQDIAADVGYKAQNSRIGTKTSTPLSETPRSVSVVTGQRIKDQKAQSLTQVLGYVPGIFAPPFAAGDSLAGDLFFIRGFNATDYGYGLLRDGLRVQGNRYDTTSEPYGLERVEVFRGPSSLLYGENAPGGLVNLVSKHPTATPQGEVQLGYGSNNRRQLGVDISGPLSDNDNVLGRLVMLGRKSDTQTDHVPDDRLYIAPSLTLNFDDYNSLTLLANYQKDHTNLELGLPAAGTLLTNPNGKLSKHTMLGNPDWNTFERESWSTGYEFSHSFNDDWQFRQNSRYMQSRIDRHETWPSALNNRGFGTQLNMTAYDRYNKSMVYSLDNQLEGKFQMGNLENTVLLGASYDRTSFNQDWDAGFAGTINVFNPVYLRDPLTPVAVQNTLLEQQMKGVYAQVQSKYDHWLFLLGGRQDWVDSEFRDKVNTASDTRSEDRKFTYQGGVMYQFDNGLTPYVSYSTAFVPVQQISNAGSPLKPITSSQYEVGVKYEPIGWDTAMTLSVYDLRKQDDTYLDATTNSYRQVGESRAKGVEVEVNSNLTPNLNLTAAYTYTDARITKDSAASLVEGHQMTGVPRNQASVWSKYRFLEGGLKGLSLGGGVRYFDSTFSYTAPTLYGKLDAGSVTLVDAAIGYQIDKNWSVDLNAKNLFDKEYVSGCNDAGRCYWGESRTLLGTLSYNW; this comes from the coding sequence ATGCGCCTTCCCACCCAGCTACGCCAGCGACTTTCCTGCCACGGCTTGACCTACGGTCTGCTGATTGCTACCGCCGCCACAGCCGGCACCGTATTTGCCACCGGCGCCTTGGCCGCCAGTGCGGTGCGGCATTTCTCCATTGCGGCCGGTCCGCTGGACAGGGCTTTGAGCCAGTTTGCCGCCAGCGCGAACGTGATCCTATCTTTCTCCCCGGAGCAAACCGCACGGCTAACCACCCCTGGTATTGAAGGCGATTACTCGATCGATCAGGGATTCGCATTGTTGCTGCAAAACTCAGGGTTGACGGCTTCCGTTCAAGCCCCCGGCAGCTACGTATTGCAGGCAGCTCCTGCGGGCCAACTCACCCTTGCGGCGACGACGGTGAGTACTTATCAACAAACTGGTTTCAACCAGGATATCGCTGCAGATGTAGGCTATAAGGCGCAAAACAGTCGGATCGGCACCAAGACCAGTACCCCGTTGTCGGAAACACCGCGCTCGGTGTCGGTGGTCACCGGCCAACGCATTAAGGACCAAAAGGCGCAAAGTCTGACGCAAGTGCTGGGATATGTTCCCGGCATCTTCGCGCCCCCCTTTGCCGCCGGCGACAGTCTGGCAGGCGATCTGTTCTTTATCCGCGGTTTCAATGCCACTGATTATGGCTACGGTCTGCTGCGAGATGGCCTGCGTGTGCAGGGCAACCGGTACGACACCACCAGCGAACCCTATGGCTTGGAGCGGGTCGAGGTTTTCCGTGGCCCCTCCTCCCTGCTGTATGGCGAGAACGCTCCTGGTGGCCTGGTAAACCTGGTGAGCAAACATCCAACGGCCACGCCCCAGGGCGAGGTGCAACTGGGGTATGGTTCCAATAATCGTCGCCAACTGGGTGTGGATATCTCGGGTCCGCTCAGCGATAACGATAACGTCCTCGGCAGACTGGTGATGCTGGGCCGCAAGTCCGATACGCAAACCGACCATGTACCGGACGACCGCCTCTATATCGCGCCTTCCTTGACGCTTAACTTCGACGATTACAACAGCCTGACCCTGTTGGCCAATTACCAGAAGGACCACACCAACCTGGAACTCGGCCTGCCGGCTGCAGGCACCTTGCTCACAAACCCCAACGGCAAGCTCTCCAAGCACACAATGCTCGGTAATCCGGACTGGAATACCTTTGAGCGTGAAAGCTGGAGCACCGGCTACGAGTTCAGCCACAGCTTTAATGATGACTGGCAGTTCCGCCAGAACTCACGCTATATGCAATCGCGCATCGACCGCCATGAAACCTGGCCCAGCGCCCTGAATAATCGCGGCTTCGGCACTCAGTTGAACATGACGGCCTACGACCGTTACAACAAGTCGATGGTGTACTCCCTGGATAACCAGCTGGAAGGCAAATTCCAGATGGGCAACTTGGAAAATACCGTGCTGTTGGGCGCCAGCTATGACCGCACCTCGTTCAATCAGGACTGGGATGCGGGTTTCGCGGGAACCATCAATGTGTTCAACCCTGTGTACCTGCGCGATCCGCTGACCCCCGTCGCCGTACAAAACACCTTGCTTGAACAACAGATGAAAGGGGTTTATGCACAGGTCCAGAGCAAATACGACCATTGGCTGTTCTTACTCGGCGGTCGTCAGGACTGGGTCGACAGCGAATTTCGCGACAAGGTGAATACCGCCAGCGATACTCGCTCAGAAGATCGAAAATTCACCTATCAGGGCGGGGTGATGTACCAGTTCGACAACGGTTTGACGCCGTATGTCAGCTACTCCACCGCGTTTGTACCGGTCCAGCAGATCTCGAATGCCGGCTCGCCATTGAAGCCGATCACCAGCAGCCAATACGAAGTGGGCGTTAAATACGAACCGATCGGCTGGGACACGGCAATGACACTGTCGGTGTATGACCTGCGTAAACAGGACGACACCTACCTCGACGCCACCACCAATAGTTATCGGCAGGTGGGCGAAAGCCGTGCAAAGGGTGTGGAGGTGGAGGTCAACAGCAACCTCACGCCAAATCTGAATCTGACGGCGGCTTATACCTACACGGATGCGCGTATTACCAAAGACTCGGCTGCATCACTGGTCGAAGGCCATCAGATGACCGGTGTGCCGCGCAACCAGGCTTCCGTTTGGAGCAAATATCGCTTCCTTGAAGGAGGTCTCAAAGGCTTATCCCTGGGCGGTGGCGTGCGCTATTTCGACAGTACTTTTTCCTACACCGCACCGACGCTGTACGGCAAGCTGGACGCAGGGAGTGTCACGTTGGTGGATGCCGCCATCGGTTACCAGATCGACAAGAACTGGTCCGTGGATTTAAACGCCAAGAACCTCTTCGATAAAGAATACGTGTCGGGTTGCAACGATGCGGGCCGTTGCTACTGGGGGGAAAGTCGCACCTTGCTTGGTACCCTCTCCTACAACTGGTAG